The proteins below come from a single Pogoniulus pusillus isolate bPogPus1 chromosome 39, bPogPus1.pri, whole genome shotgun sequence genomic window:
- the CSF1 gene encoding macrophage colony-stimulating factor 1 isoform X1, with protein sequence MPRLGAKVSLLRCTLLSSLILLLVCSIHETEQNSYCQQIITEKHLAELEELADTQMQHPGRVSFKFINKMQLNDSVCYVKAAFPLLGKILQRTEFKENSSNAKRLQAVRRMYNRIDENVDPCIREEDDEERKLSQMCFEEFTTSPYEMLLLVKEFFQDINQLLQNQETFERDCSQVYLSTCLGPRKDGSPPGVGTDPDCNCLSPALPPATQSSLSAATHASREVAPASTQVPYNLLHATLADLDAPSQPPSSTEGGSGIEEALGAGVGDLVSVPSSGMQQTAPVDRSKTLLDPAGTLSLAAEDVPVLRGDGELVDRGSEAAAGHPLQDLAQEQGASILPERAGRLSTTTPAAPPSSGPAGGRARIRPAAAAEPVTQLRFSRMAPAVGGRAPGGPRDGARGRGWGLSRLREPEDGGAGPSFDSGFVLSAEQRRKEPPAREGHWEPLVYILVASVVAVLLAMGGLLFYKYKSRALDRSLEYGGCDPEEPERRALQGARACPELETQDL encoded by the exons ATGCCCCGCCTCGGAGCCAAG gtgtccctgctccgCTGCACGTTGCTGTCgtccctcatcctcctcctggtCTGCAGCATCCATGAGACGGAGCAGAACAGCTACTGCCAGCAGATCATCACGGAGAAGCACCTGGccgagctggaggagctg GCTGACACTCAAATGCAGCACCCAGGCAGAGTCTCCTTCAAGTTCATCAATAAGATGCAGCTG AACGACTCCGTTTGCTACGTGAAAGCTGCCTTCCCCCTGCTGGGCAAGATCCTGCAGCGGACCGAGTTCAAGGAGAACTCCTCCAACGCCAAGCGGCTGCAGGCAGTGCGCAGGATGTACAACCGCATCGACGAGAACGTCGACCCCTGCATCCGGGAGGAGGACGATGAGGAGAGGAAG CTCTCACAGATGTGCTTCGAGGAGTTCACCACCTCCCCCTacgagatgctgctgctggtgaaggAGTTCTTCCAGGACATCAACCAACTGCTGCAGAACCAAGAGACCTTCGAGAGGGACTGCAGCCAGGTCTACCTCAGCACCTGCTTGGGGCCCAGGAAGGATGGATCCCCACCAG GTGTGGGGACAGATCCTGACTGCAATTGCCTgtcccctgccctccctcctgccacccagTCCTCCCTCTCCGCTGCCACCCATGCCAGCAGGGAAGTGGCACCTGCTAGCACccaggtcccttacaaccttcTCCATGCCACCCTCGCTGACTTAGATGCTCCGTCTCAGCCCCCCAGTAGCACGGAGGGTGGCTCAGGGATCGAGGAGGCCCTGGGTGCCGGGGTAGGTGACCTGGTGTCAGTGCCATCCTCTGGGATGCAGCAGACAGCTCCAGTCGACCGctccaaaaccctcctggatccAGCCGGGACCttgagcctggcagcagaggatgtCCCCGTCCTGCGTGGGGACGGAGAGCTGGTGGACAGAGGctctgaagctgcagctggCCACCCGCTGCAGGATCtggcccaggagcagggagcctCCATCCTCCCGGAACGTGCCggcaggctcagcaccaccacGCCAGCGGCACCCCCCAGCTCCGGCCCGGCGGGTGGCAGAGCCAGGATCCGCCCTGCCGCGGCGGCTGAGCCTGTCACGCAGCTCCGCTTCTCCAGGATGGCCCCGGCCGTCGGGGGCCGAGCTCCGGGAGGCCCCCGGGACGGGGCGAGGGGGCgaggctgggggctgagccGGCTGCGGGAGCCCGAGGACGGTGGAGCCGGCCCCAGCTTTGACTCTGGCTTTGTTCTGAGCGCAGAGCAGCGCAGGAAGGAGCCGCCGGCCAGAGAGGGCCACTGGGAGCCCCTCGTATACATCCTGGTGGCCAGCGTGGTGGCCGTCTTGCTGGCCATGGGAGGGCTGCTCTTCTACAAGTATAAATCCAGG GCCCTGGACCGGTCGCTGGAGTATGGAGGCTGTGACCCCGAGGAGCCAGAGAGGAG GGCGCTGCAGGGAGCCAGGGCATGTCCAGAGCTGGAGACTCAGGACCTCTGA
- the CSF1 gene encoding macrophage colony-stimulating factor 1 isoform X2, whose amino-acid sequence MPRLGAKVSLLRCTLLSSLILLLVCSIHETEQNSYCQQIITEKHLAELEELADTQMQHPGRVSFKFINKMQLNDSVCYVKAAFPLLGKILQRTEFKENSSNAKRLQAVRRMYNRIDENVDPCIREEDDEERKLSQMCFEEFTTSPYEMLLLVKEFFQDINQLLQNQETFERDCSQVYLSTCLGPRKDGSPPEQRRKEPPAREGHWEPLVYILVASVVAVLLAMGGLLFYKYKSRALDRSLEYGGCDPEEPERRALQGARACPELETQDL is encoded by the exons ATGCCCCGCCTCGGAGCCAAG gtgtccctgctccgCTGCACGTTGCTGTCgtccctcatcctcctcctggtCTGCAGCATCCATGAGACGGAGCAGAACAGCTACTGCCAGCAGATCATCACGGAGAAGCACCTGGccgagctggaggagctg GCTGACACTCAAATGCAGCACCCAGGCAGAGTCTCCTTCAAGTTCATCAATAAGATGCAGCTG AACGACTCCGTTTGCTACGTGAAAGCTGCCTTCCCCCTGCTGGGCAAGATCCTGCAGCGGACCGAGTTCAAGGAGAACTCCTCCAACGCCAAGCGGCTGCAGGCAGTGCGCAGGATGTACAACCGCATCGACGAGAACGTCGACCCCTGCATCCGGGAGGAGGACGATGAGGAGAGGAAG CTCTCACAGATGTGCTTCGAGGAGTTCACCACCTCCCCCTacgagatgctgctgctggtgaaggAGTTCTTCCAGGACATCAACCAACTGCTGCAGAACCAAGAGACCTTCGAGAGGGACTGCAGCCAGGTCTACCTCAGCACCTGCTTGGGGCCCAGGAAGGATGGATCCCCACCAG AGCAGCGCAGGAAGGAGCCGCCGGCCAGAGAGGGCCACTGGGAGCCCCTCGTATACATCCTGGTGGCCAGCGTGGTGGCCGTCTTGCTGGCCATGGGAGGGCTGCTCTTCTACAAGTATAAATCCAGG GCCCTGGACCGGTCGCTGGAGTATGGAGGCTGTGACCCCGAGGAGCCAGAGAGGAG GGCGCTGCAGGGAGCCAGGGCATGTCCAGAGCTGGAGACTCAGGACCTCTGA